The Cervus elaphus chromosome 9, mCerEla1.1, whole genome shotgun sequence genomic interval aggctcctctgtccatgggatttcccaggcaagaatactggagtgggttgccatttccttcttcaggggatcttcccgacccaggggttgagaccgcgtctcctgcattggcagacgggttctttaccactgatgtgTGCATGGTTACGGTGTCCCTATCTGTGTCTTCTGTGAGGAAGAGGGAGACACTTGAGAAATGGCACTTGTCTGCATGAGGTACCCGCGTGTGTGAGCCGTGTGGGTGACATGCGCTGATATGTAGATCGGGACTCTAACCCCGGGTGTTTGTGCAGTGGGACCGGGCACCTGCTAATGCTACCCCATAGACCGTGGGGAAGGGGGCAGTCAGGGAAGGGATAGGTGAGGGAGGGGCATGCTCCTCTATTCAGGGTCCAGGGTGTGCCTCTGTGGTCGTGACCCTGGCGTGGGCGAGGAGGGAGGCTGGGCCAGGCACACCCCACACCTGGCCCCTACAAACCCGAAGTCCACCACGGAAGCTCAGCTAAGCCATGCCCTGAGGAGCACTCACTTGATGTTCATTGAGGCCCCCGGGTGGTCCGGGCTGCAGGGTTCATAGGATGGCGCAGGGCTTCTCCTTGAAGGGGTTGGTGGCGGCCGGGATGCCCACGAGAAAGGGGTCGCTCTTGGCCTGCTCTGTGCAGAACTGCAGCAGGTCAGCAGCTGCCTTGGATACCTGCAGACCAGCCCGGTTAGCCCACCCTGGGCCGGGCCGTCCACCTGCCCCGATCGCTCAGACACACCCGCCTCAGCCTGGTCCTCACCTTCACGCGGTCAATGCCCGCCTCCATCCGCAGCTGCTCCACGGCCCGGCGGGCTTGCCCAATGTCACTGCCAACGGTCACCTTGCTGGACATCTGAGGGAGGGTGAGCAGAGCCACAGGCAGAAGACTGCACCCCCAACCCCAAGCTCCTACCTCCTTCTATGTCCCTGGTGCTTGAGGGATGGGGGTGGCTGCTCCCCAACCCCTGTCGGGACCATATACCTCAGCTGAAGACTCCGGCTGACTCCTGGCTGCTTGGTCCTCCTCCTGCGGCCCCACTCTGGAGCCCTCCCCGAGCCCAGCCTCtccaacaccccccacccccacaatgcCTGCAGAGACTTTGAAGCCAGGACGCTCATGGAGTGAAATGTCACCAGCGGCAAGAACAGCTGCCGAGGCCAAGGGGGTCCCTGCCCAGGAGGCCCAGCGGCTGCTCTGTCGTGTGTCAGCTTCGCTGGGGGAGTGGAGCGGCCCCGGGCTCTCACAGATCTGCTTGATCCCCTGCTAACTGGCTCCTTCTCTGATGCGAGGAGGCACAGCGTGAACCCTGGTTCAGGTGCAGCCCTGCCTCTCCTGTGTGTCTACACTCATGACCCAGGGTCCTTATTCACAGATGGCTCAATTCAGTCACTTATACTTATGGCTTCCCCTGCGTCCCAGCCCCTTCCCCGACCTCTGACCCACACGAGGCTCCACCTCCCTCCTGGGTCCCTCACTCCCACCTCTCAGTTGTCTGTCACCTAACTTGGCCAAAGCTGGACCCTGGATCATCTCCCCCAACCCCAAACCTTCATCCCCCAAGTTCACCACCACCCACCCAACTGCCCTGGTTCCAATCTTTACctccttcattcctttcttccaGTATTCCCACATTTAATCCTTCATCGAGAGCCATCAGACcaactttctttgtttttaatgaataattttttattggaatagttgacttacaatgctgggtcagtttctgctgcacagcgaagtgagtcagttatacatacacagatatccacttttttttttttttttaaagattctcttCCTGTATAGGTCATTACAGGGTATTGAACAGAGCTCATCTATAAACAGTGCTGTTTACAGATGAACTTTCAAATTAGGTTGTCAGACTGGGCACTTCTCCCCCTGCTGTTGGTAGCACTGGGGTCCTGCCCCCCCATCTCAGTTTGCCTGGGCCGGTGCAGTTGTCTGGACTCCCCTGCCCTGCACGCCCTGACCCCATTCTCCTCCAGTAAGTCAGTGGGATCTGACAAGTAAATCacattacaacatggatgaaacttgggGACATActgctaagtgagataagccagtcacaaaatgaCAGCTAatacatgattccacttatgtgaggtaGTCAAATCCCAGAAAGCAGCATGCCAGTTGCTGAGGAGAAAGAGGGATGGGGAGTTGTGTTTAATAGGTACGAAGTTTCAGTTTGGAAAGATGAAAGAGTTCTTGAGATGAATGGAGGTGATGGTTGTGTAACAATGTAAAGGTACttaatgcttctgaactgtggacTTAAACATGGTTATAGTGGGGGActttcctgtggtccagtggctaagactccacattcccaatgcagggggcttgggttcaatcccagggaaCTGGATCCCTCATGCCATGACTAAAGATACAACATACTGCAAGTTAAGACCAAGTGCAGTCaaaaaagtatcttttaaagAAGAGACAGACTACAGAGCTTtctctcttaaaaagaaaaaataaagttacaatgTCAATTTCATGTTATGTATTCTACCAGTTTtagaaattggaaaaaataaatcagagtctttcattttaaaaactcccTTATGGTTTCCCAGCCCCTGAGAATAAAACCCACCCTCCTCACGACAGCCCACAGGGCCCTGCCTGGTCTGGAACCTTCTGTCCTCTCTGAATCCTTTTCAACCGCTCCTCCTTTCTTCACGGATCACCCTGACGTCTTTGTGTGTGTTGCATCCGTTTTTGCTAAGATCCCAATGCGTGCCTGGCACTGCAGAGAGTGAAGACAACAGCAGTGAAACCTGACAAGATCCTGCTTTCACAGAGCTGCTGCTCTAGTCAGGGAGGGATGAACAACAGCAAACAGACTATATCGTGTActgtgaaaaataacaaaagcaagGTAAGAGCAATCAGGGCAGGgctcttggaggaggtgacattcgGATTGAGGCCCAGAGGAGGACAAGCTGGGGAAGCaggtgttccaggcagagagaacagcaagtACACTGCCCCTTGGTCaggaaagagcctggtgggctctagatCAGTCAGGTCAGTGGAGCTGCAGAAAAGTGAGTGGGGACAAGTGGTAGGGGATGAGGGTAGGCAAGTCAGTGCTTTCTTAGGCCACAGGGAAGAGTCCAACTATTACTCTTACTGGGAAGCCACAGTAAGAGGGCTTTTCtaaaaaaagttattatttttggctgtgctggaatATTTCTACATCATTGCTACCCGGCCTCTGggtactcttcattgtggtgtgcaggcttctcattgtggtggcttctcttcttgcagagcatgggctctaggccacgtgggtttcagtagtcgcggctcccaggctctagagcacaggcttaatagttgtggcacatgggcttagttgctcggaGGCAGGTGGCAGCTTTCCGACCCAGgtgtcaaacccgtgtctcctgcatcggcagatgaattcttcaccactgagccaccagggaagcacacagTGTATAGTGTAGACTCCATAAATTGTAGAGTGAGTGATTACAGGGGTCTCACTGGACTAAACCCTATGCATGGTTAGGAGGACCCATGAGATTATAGACCCCATCCTCCAGCATCTCAAAGGCTCGCTAGAAGGAAAGAGATGTCAGCCCTGGATCCCTTACCCAGAGGAAGGTCAAGGAAGACTTCTCAGAGGGATGTGGCAGCTCAGCTGCCAGAGACAGAAGACCAGGGGTTATGCCGCATATGGAGGCTCCGGAGACTTGCAAGACACCAACAGCGATTTTTCTATTTGACGAGAGACTCTTCGAGGCAGAAACTGTCTGATACCTCCTGGTGATTCGAATTCTAACAGCAACGTTCAAGAAACCATTCTCTTTGAGAGGGTAGACACCAACTGGCAAGCTCCACGCAACGCGGCGGGTTTCCAGCAGGCGGCagtaaaagtaaaaatcattCTTCGGCGGCTGGGAACACATGGAATACAAATAATGACTCCTCGCGGCTTCCGTATTACGGACTGTACAAGACAAGATGGCCGCGCCCTGGATTCCGGGCGCGGCAGGTCATGTGATTATACAACTTCCGGCCCTCCCAGGTTTTCCCCAGGCCTTAAGAGTCTCCTACAGAAGTGCGTGCCGGGGCCTAGCGCAGTTCGAGACCGCCAGGGGGCTGGCTTGGGGCGGCTCTGATTTGAGAGTGCAGCTGCAGGACCATGGAGGGTTCCCGGGAGAGGGAGGTGCCTGCGGCGGCGCTGGCCGCCGTGCTGAAGCACAGTTCGGCACTGCCGTCCGAGAGCGCGCAGGTCCGGGGCTACGACTTCAACCGCGGCGTGGACTATCGCGCGCTGCTAGAGGCGTTCAGCACCACTGGTTTCCAGGCCACCAACTTCGGGCGCGCGGTACAGCAAGTCAACGCCATGGTGAGACTTCCTGGGTTGGGGGGGGGCGTGGCCTCCAGTGGCACTCTGCGGCAGCTGGGGGCGGGACTTCTCTGGGAGGTGTGTACTTCGTCCAATAGTGGGAGAGAGTATGGGGCCCGGGAGTTTTTTGTGCTGGGGAGTGGTTCGGACTGTTTCTGGGGCGGGGAGCGGGCGTTATAGGCAACGGGTGAAAGTATTATGGAAGGGACGGAGCCTGGGCTAGAGAGTGCATTTGAGGGAGGAATTGGAGGAGGACCGTTAGACCTGGCCGGACCTGAGCTTGGGTTTGCTTTTTCCGGTGGGGAGAGGAGTCGGGCCTGAAAAAGTGATGCTCTCGGATTCCTGAAAAGGGGCAAAGCCTAAGCATGTGACCTGAGACTTGGGCTATGAACAGGGCGGAACCTACACCGAGGTGTTCCTTCCCCTGTTCCAGGTAGAAGTGGTTCCCTGTCCCTGAGTGGGCAGAGCCTGGGCGGGGAGTCTGACGCCGAAACCCACCGGGGGTCCTTGGGGTGGAATTTGGGGCCAGAGGTTAACTCGACCCTGCCCTTACCTAGATAGAGAAGAAACTCGAGCCGCTATCTGAGGATGAAGACCAACATGCAGACCTGACCCAGAGCCGACGCCCACTCACCGGCTGCACCATTTTCCTGGGCTACACGTCCAACCTCATCAGTTCAGGCATCCGTGAGACTATCCGTTACCTCGTGCAGCACAACATGGT includes:
- the GNG14 gene encoding putative guanine nucleotide-binding protein G(I)/G(S)/G(O) subunit gamma-14 — translated: MSSKVTVGSDIGQARRAVEQLRMEAGIDRVKVSKAAADLLQFCTEQAKSDPFLVGIPAATNPFKEKPCAIL